A single Kryptolebias marmoratus isolate JLee-2015 linkage group LG16, ASM164957v2, whole genome shotgun sequence DNA region contains:
- the csf3r gene encoding granulocyte colony-stimulating factor receptor encodes MLCELRKRFFMNFECPYGLIMMIFTWIPVMAMLVTSVNGVRSDNDTELCAKIHIWSSVVPLGSPVSATCVIRKDCPLVIGQAVQIEWRLGSHLVPGSPVANESDRVSRVVISSFNHTKAVLTCWIKATSQIVAGMEIRAGYPPEAPQNLSCQTNFTSPNTLRCRWDPGLQDTHVLTTYTLHTNIRGTDLSYIYKLPPGVHHYAIPRTDFRLFLDMTINVTAKNDFGEATSESIILEPVSAAKFDPPEIEKIEMVDRMSGCLRLWWKLPSHQDWLRYFDVSLEVRFRTAASNQWNDPPIYLNRARPVRAVEQCRLLHGTEYLAQVRVRYLQSPWSEWSSSKSGVTLETAPTGRLNTWIKVSRDYISKQNNIELFWKPSKQFSSNSRNVWYVVSVRKQNNGRGKVCSTSMNYCTFQLSAREKQVYLRAVNGAGKSSLNAIRIYQPKAQSVILDVAAVPRDNRSLLIQWSAVVPSGLSGYVVEWKPSLTANLSHVQFENLDKNQSSLVLTGSFEPYKPYRISVYPRFKDGIGPPQTVNAYLRQKAPSMVPKIQIKKIWRSQAELTWDEIPLEKRNGIIKDYKVIYWYDKGPVKVAIADPEERKVILENVNTECWYEAFMIVSTFGGSLNGSTISFKTESFDIVIVATILAAFGFGVTLVIIITYITCFSKKKRLKGHIWPAVPDPANSSIKVWTSESTQFIHHSWDKEEPNPIYLSHLSFLDLTTKLSQEKDENWLNNTENTSDLGESICGSPFIPEYSGSNSDSVPYATVLFSSPSNSPLPDEPHVYLRSESTQPLVETEESFSPKCYQNVASNGTPREQCFFGPCDDCVLETEEDPTIVWDDFPFLRALAMTDTEND; translated from the exons ATGCTTTGTGAGCTCAGAAAGAGATTTTTCATGAATTTTGAATGTCCATATG GTTTAATCATGATGATATTTACATGGATACCAGTGATGGCCATGCTGGTGACATCTGTGAATGGTGTAAGGAGTG aCAATGACACAGAACTGTGTGCAAAGATCCACATTTGGAGCTCAGTTGTGCCTCTGGGATCACCTGTCTCTGCCACCTGTGTCATTAGAAAGGACTGCCCTCTGGTCATTGGACAAGCTGTTCAGATTGAGTGGCGCCTTGGCTCTCACTTAGTTCCCGGCAGCCCTGTGGCCAATGAGAGCGACAGGGTTTCCAGAGTTGTTATATCCAGCTTCAATCACACCAAGGCAGTCCTTACCTGCTGGATCAAGGCCACGTCTCAAATTGTAGCAGGAATGGAGATTCGAGCTGGAT ATCCACCAGAAGCGCCACAGAACCTCAGCTGTCAGACAAACTTCACCAGTCCAAACACCCTGAGGTGTAGATGGGACCCAGGACTGCAGGACACCCACGTCCTCACAACATACACCCTACACACTAATATAAG ggGCACAGACTTGAGCTATATATATAAACTCCCACCAGGAGTCCATCATTATGCCATCCCTCGCACTGACTTTCGGCTGTTTTTAGATATGACAATAAATGTGACGGCTAAGAATGACTTTGGAGAGGCAACTTCAGAATCCATTATTTTAGAACCAGTTAGTGCAG ctaAGTTTGACCCGCCTGAGATTGAGAAGATTGAAATGGTGGATAGAATGTCTGGATGTCTGAGGCTGTGGTGGAAGTTGCCTAGTCACCAGGATTGGTTACGTTACTTTGACGTAAGCCTGGAAGTCCGATTCAGGACAGCTGCCAGCAACCAGTGGAATGACCCACCA ATCTATCTGAACCGAGCCAGACCAGTCAGAGCAGTGGAACAGTGTCGTCTCCTTCATGGGACTGAGTACCTGGCCCAGGTTAGAGTCCGATACCTGCAGAGCCCCTGGAGTGAGTGGAGCAGCAGCAAGTCTGGAGTCACCTTGGAGACTG ctcctACCGGACGTCTCAACACATGGATAAAGGTTTCAAGGGATTATatatccaaacaaaacaacatagaGTTGTTCTGGAAG ccaTCAAAACAATTCAGCTCCAACAGCCGAAATGTGTGGTATGTTGTCTCAGTACGAAAACAGAATAATGGAAGAGGGAAAGTGTGCTCGACAAGCATGAACTACTGTACTTTCCAGCTTTCTGCAAGAGAAAAGCAGGTCTATTTGCGTGCTGTGAATGGAGCAGGGAAATCTTCCCTCAATGCAATTCGGATTTACCAACCTAAAG CTCAATCGGTGATACTAGATGTCGCAGCTGTTCCTCGTGACAACAGATCACTTTTGATCCAATGGTCAGCGGTGGTTCCTTCAGGCCTCAGTGGATATGTGGTGGAATGGAAGCCTTCATTAACAGCTAACTTGTCTCATGTCCAGTTTGAAAATTTGGACAAAAATCAATCTAGCCTTGTCTTAACAG GCAGCTTTGAGCCCTACAAGCCCTACAGGATCTCTGTGTATCCCAGGTTTAAGGATGGGATCGGTCCTCCTCAGACTGTTAATGCCTACTTGAGACAAAAGG ctCCATCTATGGTTCCTAAAATACAAATTAAGAAGATCTGGAGGTCACAAGCTGAGCTTACCTGGGATGAAATACCTTTAGAGAAAAGGAATGGAATAATCAAAGACTACAAAGTCATCTACTGGTATGACAAAGGACCTGTAAAAG TTGCAATTGCAGATCCAGAAGAAAGGAAGGTGATCCTGGAAAATGTCAACACTGAATGTTGGTATGAAGCTTTTATGATCGTCAGCACATTTGGCGGGAGCCTGAATGGGTCAACAATTAGTTTTAAAACCGAGTCCTTTG ACATTGTAATTGTTGCTACGATTCTAGCTGCATTTGGCTTTGGAGTAACTCTAGTGATAATTATCACCTACATAACTTGTTTctccaaaaagaaaag GCTCAAGGGGCACATTTGGCCAGCTGTTCCAGATCCAGCTAACAGCAGCATTAAAGTATGGACATCAGAATCCACTCAG ttTATTCATCATTCCTGGGACAAGGAAGAGCCAAATCCAATTTACTTGTCCCACCTCAGCTTCCTGGACCTGACCACCAAGCTGAGccaagaaaaagatgaaaactggTTAAACAACACAGAGAACACCAGCGATCTTGGAGAGTCCATTTGTGGTTCACCATTCATCCCTGAATACTCTGGTTCAAACAGCGATTCTGTTCCTTATGCTACTGTGTTGTTCTCTAGTCCGAGCAACAGCCCACTCCCTGATGAGCCTCATGTCTATCTGCGCTCAGAATCAACACAGCCCCTTGTGGAAACAGAAGAATCCTTCAGTCCAAAATGCTATCAGAATGTGGCATCTAATGGGACACCAAGGGAGCAGTGTTTTTTTGGGCCATGTGATGATTGTGTTCTGGAAACAGAGGAAGATCCAACCATTGTTTGGGATGACTTTCCCTTTCTTCGAGCTTTAGCCATGACTGATactgaaaatgactaa